One genomic region from Sylvia atricapilla isolate bSylAtr1 chromosome 16, bSylAtr1.pri, whole genome shotgun sequence encodes:
- the MTCL2 gene encoding LOW QUALITY PROTEIN: microtubule cross-linking factor 2 (The sequence of the model RefSeq protein was modified relative to this genomic sequence to represent the inferred CDS: inserted 1 base in 1 codon; deleted 2 bases in 1 codon) — MEAAPAEPGPPAPPPPLPERKKKPQRAPSPARPKEVPGWSLAKGRRGGGGGHPGAAPRLAASGAHPHPRRPGGGKDGRPXKRGPAGNRAGGKGPAGRGAVRPKGRRHGAETAAPGARRTASGARSVPGAGLTDSSSEVSDCSASEEAKLLSLELGLSGSDGESPGAPPPPPPSAGEASPLPEEPSAASVASSRLQLSTSLAFSDLTEELLDAGTDGLLRELEDLRSENDYLKDEIEELRAEMLEMRDVYMEEDVYQLQELRQQLDQASKTCRILQYRLRKAERRSLRVAQTGQVDGELIHSLEQDVKVAKDVSVRLHNELEVVEKKRIRLEEENEDLRQRLIETELAKQVVQNEMDKLRENSLKKRGSRSLGKTEKKPSVQEDSADLKCQLHFAKEESALMCKKLTKLAKENDGMKEELLKYRSLYGDLDSSLSVEELADSPHSREAELKVHLKLVEEEANILSRRIVELEVENRGLRAEMDDMKGQGDRELPGQDTRFLAGVSSCGDAGDTVAELRRHLQFVEEEAELLRRSLLELEDQNKLLLNELTKYKSDHELDVTLSEDSCSVVSEPSQEELATAKVQISELSGKVKKLQYENRVLLSNLQRCDLASCQTTRPMLETDAEAGDSAQCVPTAGWRDGVGGSEADGQDRGLGSGKVPDGPAKLLKPKDLETLLGIRDQATLVSKAIDVLISDANGFTSGLKACLDNECAGVLLGEAVGSGGDGPSDAKLMNVLLMRLGVLQQDLGCFVRKVDHLTSSFKEHMDSFPFSSPSSHDVTKEGLQKEHASDFQQPDFRDADPFRIPHTKDTDPAHPRSYKTCRAEENDSYATEMKELQLVLSEANESLRGLQEQLSQERQLRKDEVDNFSQKICQLKEDHQKALLRREFELQSLNLQRRLEQKFWSQEKNLLVQESQQFRQSFLLLFMKLKWFLKRWRQGKVVHSEGEDFLEVNSMKELYLLLEEEELAPQQQADNKMCAGDTWTPNTPNECIKTLADMKVTLKELCTELREERRGASELQQQFTKAKAAWEMERAELKCHIAQLESKAGKGIAERALPDWKVALKREREEHQHLLAESYSAVMDLTKQLQISEKNWNQEKVELLARFKEEQQQAEQQAKDLQNKLNQLQKGSNPWALKHSEMEKHGSNWKEALNEKITDKETISEAEAKGTNLKRTKSVSSMSEFESLLDCSPYLPGKTVPGLGDHARGKKASSTTQMLPNGIRDSASLPPSNCTYVNIEQPAPDSLAKEKLGISSWDYSRASSLSGHDPAQKQIQRSYTAPDKTGIRIYYSPPVVRRLEAPLVHNKEGKIMIEPGFLFTMAKPKEPEESASAEGTYSQWLCNFSKQQQELLDGGAGESTVPAVPRFPPSLHDLEISGNMSDDMKEITNCVRQAIRSSSLERKVKSTSSQTVGLAHVGTQTIQTVSVGLQTDLPRSASVHGKSWSPRSSSLVSVRSKQISSSLDKVHSRIERPCCSPKYGSPKLQRRSSSKLDASKDRSLWNLHQSKQNGSAWARSTTTRDSPVLSNINDGLSSLFSVVEHAGSTESIWKPGCPESSRAKPEAPKYGLVQEFFRNVCGRAQSPTAPQEKKEAAGEENKRAEHPSPATHHPAENISRVLNKKVLKQGSCEDPKPSSPGQGSKDAALRDPDLISAIASEDTACDCSSQSLTSCFARPSRSAVRHSPSKCKLHPADTPRAEEKPGASTCNVKPSAF; from the exons ATGGAGGCCGCGCCGGCAGAGCCGGGtccccccgcgccgccgccgccgctcccggagaggaagaagaagccGCAGCGGGCGCCGTCGCCCGCCCGCCCCAAGGAGGTGCCCGGCTGGTCGCTGGCCAAGGGCCGGCGCGGAGGCGGCGGGGGACACccgggcgcggccccgcggctGGCGGCGAGCGGCGCGCACCCGCACccgcggcggccgggcgggggcaAGGACGGGCGGC ACAagcggggcccggcggggaACCGGGCCGGCGGCAaggggccggcggggcgcggcgcggTGCGGCCGAAGGGCCGGCGGCACGGAGCCGAGACGGCGGCCCCCGGGGCGAGAAGGACGGCGTCGGGAGCCCGCTCGGTGCCGGGGGCCGGGCTGACCGACAGCAGCTCGGAGGTGTCGGACTGCAGCGCCTCGGAGGAGGCGAAGCTGCTGTcgctggagctggggctgagcgGCAGCGATGGCGAGTCCCCGGGG gcgcccccgccgccgccgccctcggCCGGAGAGGCGTCGCCGCTGCCCGAGGAGCCCTCGGCCGCCTCCGTGGCCAGCAGCCGcctgcagctcagcacctcGCTCGCCTTCTCCGACCTCACCGAGGAGCTGCTGGACGCCGGCACGGACGGGCTGCTCCGCGAGCTGGAGGACCTGCGCTCCGAGAACGACTATCTGAAG GATGAGATCGAGGAGCTGCGTGCCGAGATGCTGGAGATGCGGGATGTCTACATGGAGGAGGACGTGtaccagctgcaggagctgcggCAGCAGCTGGACCAGGCCAGCAAGACCTGCCGCATCCTGCAGTACCGGCTGCGCAAGGCTGAGCGCCGCAGCCTGCGCGTGGCACAGACCGGACAGGTGGACGGAGAGCTCAtccacagcctggagcaggacGTCAAG GTGGCCAAGGACGTCTCTGTGCGGCTCCACAACGAGCTGGAGGTGGTGGAGAAGAAGAGGatcaggctggaggaggagaacgAGGACCTGCGCCAGCGGCTCATCGAGACCGAGCTGGCCAAGCAGGTGGTGCAGAACGAGATGGACAAGCTCCGAGAG aaCTCCCTGAAGAAGCGGGGGTCTCGCTCCCTGGGCAAGACTGAGAAGAAGCCGTCAGTGCAG GAGGACAGCGCAGACCTAAAGTGCCAGCTGCATTTTGCCAAGGAGGAGTCAGCCCTGATGTGCAAGAAGCTGACCAAGCTGGCCAAGGAGAACGACGGCAtgaaggaggagctgctgaagtaCAGGTCCCTGTACGGGGACCTCGACAGCTCCCTCTCCGTGGAGGAGCTGGCTGACTCTCCCCATTCCCGGGAGGCCGAGCTGAAGGTCCACCTCAAGCTGGTGGAGGAGGAAGCCAACATCCTCAGCCGGAGGATAGTGGAGCTGGAGGTGGAGAACCGCGGGCTGCGGGCGGAGATGGACGACATGAAGGGCcagggggacagggagctgcCGGGGCAGGACACGCGGTTCCTGGCGGGCGTCTCGAGCTGCGGGGACGCGGGGGACACGGTGGCCGAGCTGCGCCGGCACCTGCAGTTCGTGGAGGAGGAGGCCGAGCTGCTGAGGCGCtcgctgctggagctggaggacCAGAACAAGCTGCTCCTCAACGAGCTGACCAAGTACAAGTCGGACCACGAGCTGGACGTGACGCTGTCGGAGGACAGCTGCTCGGTGGTCAGCGAGCCCTCGCAGGAGGAGCTGGCCACGGCCAAGGTGCAGATCAGCGAGCTCAGCGGCAAGGTGAAGAAGCTGCAGTACGAGAACAGGGTGCTGCTCTCCAACCTCCAGCGCTGCGACCTGGCCTCCTGCCAGACCACCCGGCCCATGCTGGAGACCGACGCCGAGGCCGGCGACTCGGCACAGTGCGTCCCCACCGCCGGCTGGAGGGACGGCGTGGGCGGCAGCGAGGCCGACGGGCAGGACAGGGGCCTGGGCAGCGGGAAGGTGCCCGATGGCCCCGCCAAACTGCTCAAGCCCAAGGACCTGGAGACCTTGCTGGGCATCCGGGACCAGGCAACGCTGGTCAGTAAAGCGATCGATGTCTTGATTTCGGACGCCAATGGATTCACCTCGGGGCTGAAGGCCTGCTTGGACAACGAGTGTGCGGGGGTGCTGCTGGGCGAGGCGGTGGGCAGCGGTGGTGACGGCCCCAGTGATGCCAAGCTGATGAACGTGCTGCTGATGCGGCTGGGCGTGCTCCAGCAGGACCTGGGCTGCTTCGTGAGGAAGGTGGACCACCTCACCAGCAGCTTCAAGGAGCACATGGACTCgttccccttctccagccccagcagccacgATGTCACCAAAGAggggctgcagaaggagcaTGCCTCCGATTTCCAG CAGCCTGATTTTAGGGACGCCGACCCTTTCCGCATCCCCCACACCAAGGACACGGACCCCGCCCACCCCCGGAGCTACAAAACCTGCCGGGCTGAGGAGAACGACTCCTACGCCACCGAG atgaaggagctgcagctggtgctgtCAGAGGCCAACGAGAGCCTGCGGggactgcaggagcagctctcacaggagaggcagctgaggaagGACGAGGTGGACAACTTCTCACAGAAGATCTGCCAG CTGAAGGAGGACCACCAGAAAGCTCTGCTGCGACGGGAGTTTGAGCTGCAGAGCCTGAACCTACAGAGGCGGCTGGAGCAGAAGTTCTGGAGCCAGGAAAAGAACCTGCTGGTGCAGGAGTCACAGCAGTTCAGGCAGagcttcctcctgctcttcatGAAGCTCAAGTGGTTCCTCAAGCGCTGGCGCCAGGGCAAGGTGGTGCACAGTGAGGGCGAGGACTTTTTGGAG GTGAACAGCATGAAGGAGCTGTacctgctgctggaagaggaggagctAGCCCCACAGCAACAGGCAGACAACAAGATGTGTGCTGGAGACACCTGGACCCCCAACACG CCCAACGAGTGCATCAAGACTCTGGCAGACATGAAGGTGACCCTGAAGGAGCTGTGCACAGAGCTGCGGGAGGAGCGGCGCGGTGCCAGcgagctgcagcagcagttcaCCAAGGCCAAGGCTGCCTGGGAGATGGAGCGTGCTGAGCTCAAGTGCCACATCGCCCAG ctggAGTCAAAGGCAGGCAAAGGGATCGCGGAGCGTGCGCTGCCAGACTGGAAGGTGGCACTGAAGAGGGAGCGTGAGGAGCACCAGCACCTCCTGGCCGAGTCCTACAGCGCTGTCATGGACCTCACCAAGCAGCTGCAGATCAGCGAGAAGAACTGGAACCAGGAGAaggtggagctgctggctcGCTtcaaggaggagcagcagcaggcagagcagcaagCGAAGGACCTGCAGAACAAACTTAACCAG TTGCAGAAAGGATCCAATCCATGGGCATTGAAGCACTCTGAAATGGAGAAGCACGGCAGCAACTGGAAGGAG GCTCTCAATGAGAAAATCACAGACAAGGAGACAATCTCTGAAGCAGAAGCCAAGGGAACCAACCTCAAAAG gaccAAGTCTGTTTCCTCCATGTCAGAGTTTGAAAGCTTGCTCGACTGTTCTCCCTACCTCCCTGGAAAGACcgtgccagggctgggtgacCATGCCCGGGGCAAAAAGGCATCCTCAACCACCCAGATGTTGCCCAATGGGATCCGGGACAGCGCCAGCCTTCCTCCCTCTAACTGTACATATGTGAATATTGAACAACCCGCCCCTGACAGCCTGGCCAAGGAGAAGCTGGGCATCTCTTCCTGGGACTACTCACGGGCAAGCAGCCTCTCCGGGCACGACCCAGCTCAGAAACAAATCCAGAGGAGCTACACGGCGCCCGACAAGACAGGGATCCGCATCTACTACAGCCCGCCCGTGGTGCGGCGGCTGGAGGCGCCTCTGGTGCACAACAAGGAGGGCAAGATCATGATCGAGCCCGGATTCTTGTTCACCATGGCCAAGCCGAAGGAGCCGGAGGAGTCGGCCAGCGCCGAGGGCACCTACAGCCAGTGGCTGTGCAACttctccaagcagcagcaggagctgctggacggcggggccggggagagCACGGTGCCAGCGGTGCCGCGCTTCCCCCCCTCGCTGCACGACCTGGAGATCTCCGGCAACATGAGCGACGACATGAAGGAGATCACCAACTGCGTGCGCCAGGCCATCCGCTCCAGCTCGCTCGAGAGGAAGGTGAAAAGCACCTCCAGCCAGACGGTGGGGCTGGCCCATGTGGGCACACAGACCATCCAGACGGTGAGCGTGGGCCTCCAGACCGACCTGCCCCGCAGTGCCAGCGTGCACGGCAAGAGCTGGTCCCCGCGCAGCTCCTCCCTCGTGTCCGTGCGCAGCAAGCAGATCTCCTCCTCCCTGGATAAGGTCCACTCCAGGATCGAGcggccctgctgctccccgAAATACGGCTCTCCAAAGCTCCAGAGGAGGTCTTCCTCCAAGCTGGACGCCTCCAAGGACAGGAGCCTGTGGAACTTGCACCAGAGCAAGCAGAACGGCTCTGCCTGGGCCCGCTCCACCACCACCCGCGACAGCCCCGTCCTCAGCAACATCAACGATGGGCTGTCCAGCCTGTTCAGCGTGGTGGAGCACGCGGGCAGCACCGAGTCCATCTGGAAGCCGGGCTGCCCTGAGAGCAGCCGGGCCAAGCCCGAAGCACCCAAGTATGGCCTCGTGCAGGAGTTCTTCAGGAACGTCTGCGGGCGGGCGCAGAGCCCCACTGCCCCCCAGGAGAAGAAGGAGGCCGCTGGGGAGGAGAACAAGAGAGCTGAGCACCCCAGCCCCGCCACCCACCACCCAGCCGAAAACATCTCCCGCGTCTTGAACAAGAAGGTCCTCAAGCAGGGCAGCTGCGAGGACCCCAAGCCCTCGTCCCCTGGCCAGGGCAGTAAGGACGCAGCCCTGCGGGACCCCGACCTCATCTCGGCCATAGCCAGCGAG GACACGGCGTGTGactgcagctcccagtcccTCACCTCGTGCTTTGCCCGGCCTTCCCGCTCCGCGGTCCGCCACTCCCCCTCCAAGTGCAAACTGCACCCCGCGGACACCCCCAGGGCGGAGGAGAAGCCGGGGGCCTCGA CCTGCAATGTAAAACcaagtgcattttaa